The DNA segment GCGTCAACACCGTGGTAGCTCTACGTTTGATGTACTGGTAGTAGCCAGATGTGGACACTGTCAGCAGTCGCGCCATCCGCGTGATCGAAAAGCGCTCACCTTCCGGTGCGGCGGTACCGGCGGTCTCCGCAATGTCGTCGGGGCCGGCGTACTTCACCATCAGATCGAACCGGGTCGATTCTTCTGCGTCGCAGCATAAGCCGAGGCTTTTACCAGGAAAGCGTTGTCTTTCTCGAGCTCGCCGACCTGCCGTCGCAATCGCAGCAACTCGGCGCGTTCGGCCGTGTCCAGAGGTTTTTCTCCATGGACCTCGGCGGCAGCGATCCTGCGTCGCTCGACTTTGACCCACTCACCCAACAGGCTCTCGCTCAGGCCCAGCTCCCGGGCCACTTCTGCGATGGTACGGCCGGAATCGATCACACGATGGGCGGCCTCGACCTTGTACTCGGCCGTGAACGACCGACGCTTGCGAGGAGGCATACGGACATCCTTCCAGCGGGACTGGAGTCCCGCTAACTCGATGTCCACTTTTCGGGGGGAACCTCAGACAACACCGCCACCGAACCCGCTCAGGAGGTGACCCAAGCGGCGCTGACCGCATAACCACCCGACGAAGACTCACGCGACGACGTCATACACCACCACCCAGGACTTTGACCCCCGGTAGGCGTGGACTCCTGCTTAGAAGATGTTTGGGCCGTGGCCGCGATGGTCAGTCACCTGGTGACCCCAGGATGTGGACCGACAGGAGCGATGACGATGGCATGGACGTTGCGGATCGTCGTGGCCGTCCGGCTGGTCAAGCAGCGCTCCACGATGGTCAAGCGCCGGGACGCGGTCTATGCCCGGCTCGATGCGTTGGTCGAGTTGCTCGGGCCCAGGAACAGGCGTCAGAACGCGGCTGCCGCCCGGTGATGGCCGCCGCGACCGAGGTGACCGCAGCGAGCACGTTATCGAGGCGGCCAGGTTGTTGCGGGGTGGTGCCGGAGAAGCCGTTGTCGATGAAGATCCGTTCGCGGGGGACGTCGAGCGCGAGAAGCCGGGCACGGGTTCGATCGGTCATCAGATCAGCCGTTGTTCCGACAGTCCACCGAGGAGCCGAGGCGAAGCCAAAGTCTCCGGACTCCCCGGGCAGCTCAGCGTTATGTGCGCCGGAACTCGCTCGGGGAGCGGCCGGTCCATCGCTTGAAGGTGTGTGAGAAGTTGGTGAGGTCGCTGTATCCGAGATCCGTGGCGATCTCACTCACCGACATTGATCGGTCGAGTAGCCGCAGCATCGCGCGTTCGCGCAGGAATGACTGGTGCAACCCGCGAAAGGTGGTCCCCTCCTCGGCAAGGCGCCGCTTGAGTGTGCTGGTGGATATCGACAGCTCGTGCGCGACCCACTGGCTACTTCTCTGTCCGGGGTCCTTCTCCAACAGCCGTCTCACCTTCTCCGAGAACGACGTGGTTCCGCTGCGCTGGTCGAGAGTTCGTTGCAGATCGGCGATGGCGTGTCGATACGCGACGGGATCAGAGAACCGGCAGACCTCGTTGAGAGTGTCAGCGGGGATGTGGAGGAACGACATCGGAGCGTCGAAGAACAGGCGCCCGGCTAGCATGTCCTCGTAATTGGTCGGGAAGGCGGGCGCTGGCCAACTCAAGTGGAGTGTAACGGTCTGCACCTCGCCGGCGAGCATGTCAAGCAGTCGCAGTAGCGCCGACCCACTGTAGGTGACGACCAGGCAGTCCAGGGCCGAATCACGTGTGTGTCCGGTGAGCCCGACGGTGAGGCCGTGCTCACTTGGGTGAAACTGGGGGCTGACCGCTGTCGAAATCAACGGCAGATAGGTGAGCAGCTCCACGATCTCGGCCACTGAGCCTGCGCTGACCAACGGAAAACTCAACGGGCCGAAGGACGTCAATTGGGCCTGTTCAGCGAACGCGAAACCGAGCAGGGTTGCCTGGTCGACATCGAGTTCGGGGTAGACCTCCCGAAACCACCGTAACGGGACCTGGGTGTCACGCTGGATCAGCGTCGCCTCGTCGGTTCCTTCGCGTGCCATGATGTTACGAAGCCGTGCGACGGCGTCTGGGTCGAGCGCTTGGCTCTCGAGCAGCTGCACGAACACGAGCGGGGGCACACCCGCGTCATTGGGGCACGCCCGCGTCATTGGGGCACGCCCCTCGTCACTGATGTTCACCATCGTCTCGCTGAGCCAAATTCACAAGTTTCTGACTCTGTCGAACATAGTCGTAGGTGCTCATCTTCGACAAGACTTCTACCAAGTATTCACATTGAGGACTACATATCAGGAGTTGACTATGGCAGTTGTCACTTTTGTCTCCCACGACGGCGAGACGCATGAGGCGGCTTTGGTGGAAGGTCAGTCGCTGATGCAGGTTGCTACCGATAATGCGGTGCCCGGGATCGATGGGGACTGTGGTGGAGAAACGGCGTGCGGGACCTGCCATGTGATCGTCGATCCGCAATGGTCCGACGTGGTGGGCCTCTCGGGTGCCGATGAAGAAGAGATGCTCGCGATGAACCCTGAGCGGCAACCTACCTCTCGGCTGTCCTGCCAGATGGTGGGCTCAGAGGAATGGGACGGCTTGGTCGTCCGAACACCCGAGTTCCAACTGTGACGACGAAAGGCAGGTAAGACGCGTGAAGGTTTCCGAGACGATCGGCGACAAGGTTCAGTCGGCCATCCCGATGGATCTGCAGATCCGGGGCGCACACCTCTATGACAAGACCCGACGCTGGGTGACCGGAACGAATGGGACGAAGATGTTCGTCGAGAGCCCCATCCCGCCGGTCGAGGATGTCGAACTCGCCGACATCGACCTCAGCAACCCTTTCCTCTATCGGCAGGGGCGTTGGCAGTCGTACTTCGAGCGCGTGCGTAACGAGGCGCCAGTGCACTACCAGCCCAACAGTGCGTTCGGTCCGTTCTGGTCCGTCACTCGCCATGCCGACATCGTGGCCGTCGACAAGAATCATGCGGTGTTTTCCGCCGAACCGTTCATCGTCATCGGTGTCCCGCCTCGCTTTCTCGATATCGAGATGTTCATCGCGATGGATCCGCCTCGCCACGACAGGCAGCGGGCCGCGGTTCAGGGTGTGGTCGCACCGAAAAACCTGCGTGAGATGGAGGGGCTCATTCGATCGCGCGTTCAGGAGGTGCTGGACAACCTGCCCGTGGATCAGCCATTCGACTGGGTTCAGAATGTCTCGATCGAGCTGACCGCTCGGATGCTCGCGACTCTCCTGGACTTCCCGTACGAGCAGCGTCGCAAGCTCGTCTACTGGTCCGATCTCGCGACCTCGATGGAGCAAGCCAACGGCGGTCCCTCGGACAACGACGAGGTGTTCGAAGGCATGCGCGACATGGCGCGCGGTCTCAGCGCGCTATGGCACGACAAGGCGGCCCGGACAGCTGCCGGGGAGGAACCCGGCTTCGATCTGATCACCATGTTGCAGAGCAACGAGAGCACTAAGGACCTGATCGACCGCCCGATGGAGTTCTTGGGCAACCTTGTGTTGCTGATCGTCGGAGGGAACGACACGACCCGGAACTCGATGAGCGGCGGTGTCCTTGCGCTGAACCGGTTCCCAGACCAGTTCGAGAAGCTGAAGGCCAATCCCGGCCTGATCCCCAACATGAACTCGGAGATCATCAGGTGGCAGACACCGTTGGCTTACATGCGCCGAATTGCAAAGGCCGACACCGTCTTGAACGGGCAGTTCATCCGCAAGGGTGACAAGGTAGTGATGTGGTACGCCTCGGGCAACCGCGACGAGCGTGTGTTCGAGCGACCCGATGACTTCATCATCGACCGGGCCAACGCCCGCAACCACATCGCCTTCGGGTTCGGCGTACACCGGTGCATGGGCAACCGACTGGCCGAGATGCAGCTGCGAATTCTCTGGGAGGAGTTGCTCCCCCGCTTCGAGAACATCGAGGTCGTCGGCGAACCCGAGTACGTGCAGTCCAACTTCGTGAGGGGTATCAGCAAGATGATGGTGCGCCTCACCCCGAAATCCGGCACATGACATCGCAGCGAGCCCTCATCATCGGTGCCAGCCATGCCGGAGCCCAACTCGCGGCGAGTCTGCGCCAGGAAGGGTGGAGCGGTGAGATCGTCCTTATCGGCGACGAGTCGGCGGCTCCGTATCAACGCCCCCCGTTGTCGAAGGCCTACCTGGCCGGCAAACGTGTACTCGACGAGATCACCATCCGCAGTGCGGACTTCTACTCCAAGCAGCGAATCCAGCTTCTGGACGCGCACGTGGAGGCGATCGACCGCTCGGCTGGGCACATCGTTCTGAGCACCGGCGAAACACTGACATACGACAAGCTCGCGCTGTGCACGGGAGCCCGCCCTCGTCAGCTCCGAGTTCCTGGGGCCGAGCTCGCCGGGGTCCATTACCTTCGGACCGCCGCAGACGTCGAGATGATCCGCACGTCCGCCACCCCCGGGCGGCGGGTGGTGATCGTCGGGGGCGGCTACATCGGACTTGAGACGGCCGCCTCGCTGCGGGCACTGGACCTGGAAGTCACCGTGCTCGAAGCAACCACTCGCGTCCTCGAGCGGGTCACTGCTCCCGACGTATCGACGTTCTTCGAACGGATCCACCGAGAGGAGGGCGTCGACATCCGAACGAACGCGAGGGTCGATGCCCTGACCGGTGACCGTACAGTCCGTGAAGTGACTCTGGACAGTGGTGAATCAATTCCTGCCGACCTCATCATCGTCGGCATCGGCGTCGAACCGAACACCGACCTCGCCGACGCTGCGGGTCTCGTGGTCGACAACGGCGTCGTGATCGACGACCATGCCCGGACCGAGGATCCCGACATCGTGGCCGCCGGAGATTGCACAAGCCACGACATGGCCCGTTACGGCCGCCGTATACGCATGGAGTCCGTGTCGAGTGCGGGGGAGCAGGCCAAGGTCGCCGCCTCGACCGTCTGTGGAAAATCTAGGAAGATCGCGGCACTTCCCTGGTTCTGGTCAGACCAATACGATCTCAAGCTGCAGATCGCCGGTCTCAACACCGGTTACGACGAAGTCGTCTTCAGCGGTGACCCCACCCGGGACCGCGACTTCAGTTGCTTCTACCTACGCGGTGGCAAGCTCATCGCCGCCGACTGCATCAACCGCCCCCGCGACTTCATGTTCAGCAAGCGAGCCATCATGCAGCAACTTCCCGTCGATAGGGCCGAGCTGATGCTCGGCGGACTTGCCCGCAGTTGATCGATCGTGGGTGTTGGATACGACGAGCAGCGACCGTGTTTCGGAAAGGAACATCAATTGACGACCGTGATCCGCCACCCTCGTCGAGCGGGGTGGGGCCCGGAGGGTGAAGCGATTCGGCACCACATGCTACGCACCTACACCTGGCCGATCCCCGATCGACATGAGGGGAAATGGGGCGACACATCGCTCCCCATCCCGGGCGGCGGGTTGCCAATCGCGTCGGGGCGCAGATGAAGCAGACACCGGTGGTGTACTTGGGGGCGACCGAATTCCTCGACATCGATCACGAGTCCGTCCGGGCGTTCACCGCCGCCGCGATTGGCGATGCGAGCACCGACCGGGACAAGGCGAAGCGCCTCTTCGCCGCCGTCCGCGACCAGATCTGGTACGACCCCTACACAGTCTCAGAGGATCCCGCCCACTATCGAGCGAGTTTTGTCCTCGAGGCCGGGCGAGCCTATTGCGTCCCGAAGGCGGTGCTCTTGACCGCGGTGTGCCGCGCGGCACGGATTCCGGCGCTGCTGGGCTTCGCTGACGTCCGCAATCACCTGCAGACCGAAACGTTGCGAGTGCTCATGGGCGGCACGGACCTGTTCGTCTATCACGGCTACAGCCATCTCTACATCGACGGCCGGTGGTTGAAGGCGACGCCTGCGTTCAACACCGAATTGTGTGCGCGTTTCGGTGTACCGCCGGTGGATTTCGACGGCGATCGCGACGCCCTCCTGCACGCCTTCACCGCCGACGGAGCCCAGCATATGGAGTACGTCCGCCAGCGCGGCGTCTTCGACGACCTGCCTTTGAACGCGATCCTGACCGAGCTTCGGCATACCTATGGACCGCTGACGCTTAAGGGCACTCACGGGACCGCTGACGCTTTCACCGACACACCCACCAACCACACCCAGCCCGACAGGATCTCCCGCGGGCCCCGCTCATCCCTGGAGACCCGATGAGCACGGCGACCACAGCGGACACCTTGGATGTGCGTAACCCAGCCGACAACCGGCACGTCGCAACTGTCCCTGTGGATGACCGTGAGAACGTGAATGGCATCGCGGCTGATCTCCGCCGCGCCCAGGTCGGGGCCGAAGCTGGCCCGAGGCAACGCGCCAGGTGGTTGCATCGCTGGCGGGACTGGATCCTGGACGCCTCACCGACCTGTTGCAAGCCGAAACGGGCAAGGTGCGCCCTGACGCCCCGGTGGAGACGACAGCGTCGTGTGAGTTCATTACCTACTACGCCAACCCATGCCGAGGAGTTTCTCACTGGCGAGCAGGTCAGGTCCTCGGGTCTGCTGAGACTGTCGAAGCGACTGTCCACCACCTACCACCCGTACCCGGTCGTCGCTCATCACGCCGTGGAACTCCGGTCACCCTGTTCCTCATGGACGCAGCGCCCGGGTTGGCTGCCGGAAGCGCGGTCCTGGTGAAGTCCTCGGGGACGCCACTGATGTGTGCGGGTCATCGAGGGCTGGCACGAGATCGGAGCCCTTTGGTTCTGGCGAAGCGGGTGCGTCGGTGGTGGACGCCGTTGACTTCGTGCAGTTCACCGAGCGACAGCCGTTCTGATC comes from the Rhodococcus oxybenzonivorans genome and includes:
- a CDS encoding transposase: MPPRKRRSFTAEYKVEAAHRVIDSGRTIAEVARELGLSESLLGEWVKVERRRIAAAEVHGEKPLDTAERAELLRLRRQVGELEKDNAFLVKASAYAATQKNRPGSI
- a CDS encoding helix-turn-helix domain-containing protein, whose product is MTRACPNDAGVPPLVFVQLLESQALDPDAVARLRNIMAREGTDEATLIQRDTQVPLRWFREVYPELDVDQATLLGFAFAEQAQLTSFGPLSFPLVSAGSVAEIVELLTYLPLISTAVSPQFHPSEHGLTVGLTGHTRDSALDCLVVTYSGSALLRLLDMLAGEVQTVTLHLSWPAPAFPTNYEDMLAGRLFFDAPMSFLHIPADTLNEVCRFSDPVAYRHAIADLQRTLDQRSGTTSFSEKVRRLLEKDPGQRSSQWVAHELSISTSTLKRRLAEEGTTFRGLHQSFLRERAMLRLLDRSMSVSEIATDLGYSDLTNFSHTFKRWTGRSPSEFRRT
- a CDS encoding 2Fe-2S iron-sulfur cluster-binding protein; this encodes MAVVTFVSHDGETHEAALVEGQSLMQVATDNAVPGIDGDCGGETACGTCHVIVDPQWSDVVGLSGADEEEMLAMNPERQPTSRLSCQMVGSEEWDGLVVRTPEFQL
- a CDS encoding cytochrome P450 is translated as MKVSETIGDKVQSAIPMDLQIRGAHLYDKTRRWVTGTNGTKMFVESPIPPVEDVELADIDLSNPFLYRQGRWQSYFERVRNEAPVHYQPNSAFGPFWSVTRHADIVAVDKNHAVFSAEPFIVIGVPPRFLDIEMFIAMDPPRHDRQRAAVQGVVAPKNLREMEGLIRSRVQEVLDNLPVDQPFDWVQNVSIELTARMLATLLDFPYEQRRKLVYWSDLATSMEQANGGPSDNDEVFEGMRDMARGLSALWHDKAARTAAGEEPGFDLITMLQSNESTKDLIDRPMEFLGNLVLLIVGGNDTTRNSMSGGVLALNRFPDQFEKLKANPGLIPNMNSEIIRWQTPLAYMRRIAKADTVLNGQFIRKGDKVVMWYASGNRDERVFERPDDFIIDRANARNHIAFGFGVHRCMGNRLAEMQLRILWEELLPRFENIEVVGEPEYVQSNFVRGISKMMVRLTPKSGT
- a CDS encoding NAD(P)/FAD-dependent oxidoreductase; the encoded protein is MTSQRALIIGASHAGAQLAASLRQEGWSGEIVLIGDESAAPYQRPPLSKAYLAGKRVLDEITIRSADFYSKQRIQLLDAHVEAIDRSAGHIVLSTGETLTYDKLALCTGARPRQLRVPGAELAGVHYLRTAADVEMIRTSATPGRRVVIVGGGYIGLETAASLRALDLEVTVLEATTRVLERVTAPDVSTFFERIHREEGVDIRTNARVDALTGDRTVREVTLDSGESIPADLIIVGIGVEPNTDLADAAGLVVDNGVVIDDHARTEDPDIVAAGDCTSHDMARYGRRIRMESVSSAGEQAKVAASTVCGKSRKIAALPWFWSDQYDLKLQIAGLNTGYDEVVFSGDPTRDRDFSCFYLRGGKLIAADCINRPRDFMFSKRAIMQQLPVDRAELMLGGLARS
- a CDS encoding transglutaminase-like domain-containing protein: MKQTPVVYLGATEFLDIDHESVRAFTAAAIGDASTDRDKAKRLFAAVRDQIWYDPYTVSEDPAHYRASFVLEAGRAYCVPKAVLLTAVCRAARIPALLGFADVRNHLQTETLRVLMGGTDLFVYHGYSHLYIDGRWLKATPAFNTELCARFGVPPVDFDGDRDALLHAFTADGAQHMEYVRQRGVFDDLPLNAILTELRHTYGPLTLKGTHGTADAFTDTPTNHTQPDRISRGPRSSLETR